Proteins from a single region of Dysosmobacter acutus:
- the hslO gene encoding Hsp33 family molecular chaperone HslO encodes MGDQLIRAISKDGFVKASAVSTRELTERARQIHTLLPVATAALGRTLAAASMMGNALKVEGGSVTVQIKGGGPLGTVLAVSDDQGNVRGYVQDPHVDLPLRPDGKLDVGTAVGMDGTITVIKDLRMKDPYVGSVALLGGEIAEDVAQYFVESEQVPTACGLGVLVERDQSVRAAGGYLIQLLPGAPEDVIAKVEGGILAAGPVTGILDREADPESMLRTVLRGFEIEVLERSPIEYRCYCSRDRMERALISLGADELNALMNDQGGAEMTCQFCDQVQRFSGADLQALIDGIGARKK; translated from the coding sequence ATGGGCGATCAGCTGATCAGAGCAATTTCAAAAGACGGATTTGTCAAGGCCTCGGCGGTTTCCACCAGGGAGCTGACCGAACGGGCCCGCCAAATCCATACGCTGCTGCCGGTGGCGACGGCGGCCCTGGGCCGCACGCTGGCGGCTGCCTCCATGATGGGCAACGCCCTGAAGGTGGAGGGGGGTAGCGTTACGGTGCAGATCAAAGGCGGCGGCCCCCTTGGCACCGTCCTGGCCGTCTCCGACGACCAGGGCAATGTACGGGGCTATGTGCAGGACCCTCACGTTGACCTGCCGTTGCGGCCGGACGGGAAGTTGGACGTGGGGACCGCGGTGGGAATGGACGGTACCATCACGGTCATCAAGGACCTGCGGATGAAAGACCCCTATGTGGGAAGCGTGGCGCTCCTGGGCGGTGAGATCGCCGAGGATGTGGCCCAGTACTTTGTGGAGTCGGAACAGGTTCCCACCGCCTGCGGCCTTGGGGTGCTGGTGGAGCGGGACCAGAGCGTCCGTGCCGCGGGCGGCTATTTGATCCAGCTGCTGCCCGGAGCGCCGGAGGACGTTATTGCAAAAGTGGAGGGCGGCATTCTGGCCGCCGGACCTGTCACAGGGATTTTGGACCGGGAAGCGGATCCCGAATCGATGCTGCGTACGGTGCTGCGCGGGTTTGAGATCGAGGTGCTGGAGCGCAGCCCCATCGAATACCGCTGCTACTGCAGCCGGGACCGGATGGAGCGGGCGCTGATCAGCTTGGGCGCCGACGAGCTGAACGCTCTGATGAATGACCAGGGCGGCGCGGAGATGACCTGTCAGTTCTGCGATCAGGTGCAGCGCTTCAGCGGCGCTGATCTTCAGGCGCTGATCGACGGAATCGGGGCAAGAAAAAAATAA